The window CAATATGAACAGGCAGGTTATTAAAGACAGATTTAATCGCGTTTAATTCACTTAAATCTCCCAAACCTGTAGATGTTGCATGAGCATTAATATAATCAATTTTATCAGCAGTAATTCCCGCATCTTTTAACGCTTTTGTCATGCCTAAAGCGGCACCAATTCCATCAGGAGGTGTTCCCGTAAGGTGATAAGCATCAGCTGCCATTCCACCACCAATCATTTCTGCATAAATATGGGCACCACGGTTAATTGCATGTTCTAAATCTTCTAAAATTAAAGCACCAGCGCCCTCTCCCATTACAAAACCGTCTCTGTCAGTATCGAAAGGTCTTGATGCACCTTGAGGATTATCATTATTTTTTGATAAAGCTTGTGCTGCACTAAATCCACCAACAGAAGATTTTGTAATTGCCGCCTCAGAACCACCTGCAATCATAACACTCGCTTTCCCTAATCGAATGGTATCAAAAGCATTAATAATGGCTGTATTTGATGAAGCGCAGGCAGAAACTGTACAATAGTTTGGTCCGCGTAATTTATGACGAATTGAAATTGCGCCAGCAGCAATGTCTACAATCATTTTCGGGATGAAAAATGGACTAAATCGAGGCGTTCCATCTCCAGCATGAAATTCTTCTAATTGTTGTTCGAAGGTTGTGATTCCTCCATTGCCTGTGGCCCAAATTACGCCAACTTCCGCCAGTTGATCATCAGTCATCGTAGTGAAATCTAAACCAGCATCTTTTATAGCTTGGTCACTGGATGCAATTGCGTATTGAGAGAATAGATCTAGTTTTCTAGATTCCTTTTTATCGAAATAATCTTCTGGATTAAAATCTTTCACTTCTGCAGCAAAATGAGTTTTGAATTTTTCGGTATCAAATTTTGTAATTGGACCAACGCCGCTTTTACCTGCAAGAATATTGTTCCATAAGCTATCTACTGTATTGCCAAGTGGAGTTATTGCACCCAAGCCTGTAATTACTACTCTTTTCATTCTATTCGTTTTAATCGCTTTCAGCAAAAATATAATCAACAAATGATTGAACTTTTGGAGCAATAATTAATATAGCTGGAATAGCAACTATATAGGAAATGCCCCAAGATTTTAACCAGATTTTGATAAACATTGCCGTAAAACCGAGGTTTACACTTATTGCTGCAAAGGTTACAATTCCTGTTGTAAAAATCGCCATGATAACTGCAAAAGTTAATTTCTTTTTCATTTGATAATTCTAAGCTTGATTAATCGATTCAACCCATGCTTTTCTATTTGCATTCATCACGTTTAATGCATCAATAGGCGACTGGCGAAATAGCTCGTAAATTTTAGCAGTATCCCCAACCCTGATCTCGAATTCATCTTTTACTAAAGCTGAAATAAATTCATCAGCAACAACCGAAGGTTTAATTCCATTATGACCGCCAATTTCTTTAGAGAATTCAGTGTCGACTAATGGCGGCATCAATTCAAAAACTTTAACTGTAGTTTCTTCTAAAGTTAATCTTAAGGAAGTGGTGTATGAGTGCAAGGCGGCTTTGCTTGCTGCATAACCTGGTAATGTGATGCCAGGAACATATGCCACAACTGAGGAAACATTAATAATAGCTGATGCTGCTTGTTGTTTCAATATTGGCAATAGTTTTTGGTTAATTCTAATAATCGAAAGATAGTTGGTTAGCATTTCTTCTTCTGCATTGGCGAAAGCATCCTGATGTTCGTCGGCCAAATTGTAAAGTATTGCCCTACCAGCGTTGTTAATTACCATATTTAATTGAGGGAAATCAGCTTTGACTCGGTTAATTAATAGATCCACATCATCAATCTTGCTCACATCAGAAAGAATGGTGGTCACGTTATCAAGTGTGGCAGCAACCGCATCCAAACGTTCTTTATTTCTTCCAGTAATAATAACATGATTATTTAAAGCGGTTAACTTTTTAGCAATTTCTAAACCGATACCAGCAGTTCCGCCGATAAGTAAAACTGTATTTTGTGAAGTTTTCATTTTATTTAATTTTAATAATTTATAATCAGGCACGTACTCAAAGCATGAGCGTAAATAATATTATTTTCATCAATTAGCTGTGCTTCTACTAAGGCTGTGCGACCGCCAAGGTTGATTACTTTGCTAAGTGTTTTAAGCTTTCCCGTCTTAATGGTAACTGCTTTCAGAAAATTTATTTTTAATTCTAACGTAGTATAGCCCTTACCAACAGGTAAAAGGGAATGAACAGAGCAGCCCATTGCAGAATCTAAGATTGAAGTAATAACCCCTCCATGAACTGTTCCTATTGGATTATAATGAAATTCTTGCGGAACAAATTCGAAAACAATATTTCCGCTTTTAACTTTTGTAACCGTAAAATCCAAGGTGTATAAAAATGGAGGTAATGGAAATTTATGGTCGCTCATGGCTTGAAGATATTCCATTCCGCTCATATGTATAGCCTCCTTTGCCCCTTCCATTGGGTTTTCCCAGCTAAATGTTCGTTCTCGTTTCATATTAAAATACCAATCGGTATATTTTTAGTTAAAAAATTTTAGATTAAACTATTGATGTATTTTTTCAAGGAGTCCATTATGAGATTCCAATTTTCTAATTTGTTTGTAAGTCGAGAAATCATTATTCCTCCTTCAATCAAAGCAATAATGGTTAAGGCAATTTGAGCCGGATTATTTGCTGCTGAAATTTGTTTCTCAGCAATGCCTGACTCAACTATTTTTACAATCCCCTTTTTCCAAAATAGAACTGCCTTCAAAGCTCTTTCGCGTAATTCCGGATGGGTATCATCCGCATCAATAGCAGTATTTAAAATCGGACAACCTCCTTTGGACGAGCTACCACTGATTAAATTTTGATAAATACCTGCATAAACTAAAAGTTTATCTGCTGCTGTTGATTGCAAATTAATTTCTGCTTTAATTTTAGAAACAATCTTGTCTAAGTTATAATCAAAAGCTGCAAGTGCTACTTCATCCTTATTAGTGAAGTTCCCATAAATACTTCCTTTAGTTAAGCCAGTTGCATTGGTAATATCATTCATAGAAGTACCTGCGTAACCTTTTATATTAAAAATTGGTGCAGTTTTCTCTATAATGAAATTTCTTGTTTTTTCGGCTTTGGTCATGTATCTAATATAATGATACAAATATATACCGATTGGTATATTAAATGAAAATTTATTATCACATCAATGTATAATTAATCGTTTAGGCTAGAAGTAGAAAACCTATTGGTTTATTTATGAAATACAAACTTAGAATGTCTGCGTTAGCGATACGACGGCATCTCCTAATTCTATCACTATGAATAAGCGAAAGCGTGTAAAACGGCGAAGAAGATTTATTAAGCAAACATAAGTTTGAATTTCGTAACTTTAATTTATGAGTAAGTCAGAATCTATAGCGGAATTTTATAAAAACAAGTTTGATTTTCTACCTGATAATCTTCAGAAGGACATTGGGCACTTCAACGTTTTTAAATTAGAGGATTGTATTGGTGATGATAAGCCGCCCATGAATTACAGTAGAAGAGATTTTTATAAGATAGCTTTAAACCGCGGACACAACATCTATCATTATGCTGATAAAAGTGTTGAAATAAATGGGACAGCACTGATGTTTTTCAACCCTCAAGTTCCATACACATGGAAATTGGCAAGCGGCAAAATAAGTGATGTAAGAGGATATTTCTGTATTTTTACAGAAGCGTTTTTTATTGAAAAAATAAGAGGTAACATTGGCGATTTACCAATGTTTGCCGTTGGCGGAAAACCAGCTTATATATTGAATGAACGACAGGATGAGCATATATCATCTATTTTCTTAAAAATGCTGGAGGAAATAAATAGTGATTATATGTATAAATATGATCTGCTTAGAAATTATATAACTGAAATTACACATTTCGCATTAAAAACCGATCCTTCGGAGGTTCTATATAAACACCCTGATGCAAACTCTAGAATAACTTCTGTTTTTACAGAATTGCTGGAAAGACAATTCCCAATTGAGAATCCATCGCAAAGATTGACGATGCGCTCGGCAAAAGATTATGCAGTACAGCTATCTGTTCATGTAAATCATTTGAACAGAGCAATTAAAGAAACTACTGGAAAAACGACAACCCATTTTATTACTGAACGTTTATTAAGTGAAGCAATGGCTTTGTTAAAACATACGGACTGGAATATATCTGAAATTGGCTATTGCTTAGGCTTTGAAGAGCCAACTCATTTTAATAACTTTTTTAAGAAATTGACTAATCATACGCCTACTTCTTATCGAATTGTTTGATTTTCGTAATCATCAGTTTGATTTGCGTAATTATAAATCGTAATACTCAAAGTAATTTTGTCTTAACAAAAAGGATAAAATTATGGGAGTTAAGAAAGTATGGTTTATAACTGGTGCATCAAAAGGGTTAGGACTTAGTTTAGTAAATCAATTATTAAAAGCCGGACATTCGGTTGCGGCAACATCAAGAAGCGAAGTTGAATTAATCTCAGCAGTAAATACGAATTCAGAAAAATTTCTTCCACTAGTTGTCGATTTGAGCGATG is drawn from Pedobacter mucosus and contains these coding sequences:
- the fabF gene encoding beta-ketoacyl-ACP synthase II, producing MKRVVITGLGAITPLGNTVDSLWNNILAGKSGVGPITKFDTEKFKTHFAAEVKDFNPEDYFDKKESRKLDLFSQYAIASSDQAIKDAGLDFTTMTDDQLAEVGVIWATGNGGITTFEQQLEEFHAGDGTPRFSPFFIPKMIVDIAAGAISIRHKLRGPNYCTVSACASSNTAIINAFDTIRLGKASVMIAGGSEAAITKSSVGGFSAAQALSKNNDNPQGASRPFDTDRDGFVMGEGAGALILEDLEHAINRGAHIYAEMIGGGMAADAYHLTGTPPDGIGAALGMTKALKDAGITADKIDYINAHATSTGLGDLSELNAIKSVFNNLPVHIGATKSMTGHLLGAAGAVESLISILALRDNIIPPTINTKNLDINIPKGLNIVLESPVRKEINYVLNNTFGFGGHTASTIFKKYEA
- a CDS encoding DUF2798 domain-containing protein, which translates into the protein MKKKLTFAVIMAIFTTGIVTFAAISVNLGFTAMFIKIWLKSWGISYIVAIPAILIIAPKVQSFVDYIFAESD
- a CDS encoding SDR family oxidoreductase, translated to MKTSQNTVLLIGGTAGIGLEIAKKLTALNNHVIITGRNKERLDAVAATLDNVTTILSDVSKIDDVDLLINRVKADFPQLNMVINNAGRAILYNLADEHQDAFANAEEEMLTNYLSIIRINQKLLPILKQQAASAIINVSSVVAYVPGITLPGYAASKAALHSYTTSLRLTLEETTVKVFELMPPLVDTEFSKEIGGHNGIKPSVVADEFISALVKDEFEIRVGDTAKIYELFRQSPIDALNVMNANRKAWVESINQA
- a CDS encoding PaaI family thioesterase encodes the protein MKRERTFSWENPMEGAKEAIHMSGMEYLQAMSDHKFPLPPFLYTLDFTVTKVKSGNIVFEFVPQEFHYNPIGTVHGGVITSILDSAMGCSVHSLLPVGKGYTTLELKINFLKAVTIKTGKLKTLSKVINLGGRTALVEAQLIDENNIIYAHALSTCLIINY
- a CDS encoding TetR/AcrR family transcriptional regulator, whose translation is MTKAEKTRNFIIEKTAPIFNIKGYAGTSMNDITNATGLTKGSIYGNFTNKDEVALAAFDYNLDKIVSKIKAEINLQSTAADKLLVYAGIYQNLISGSSSKGGCPILNTAIDADDTHPELRERALKAVLFWKKGIVKIVESGIAEKQISAANNPAQIALTIIALIEGGIMISRLTNKLENWNLIMDSLKKYINSLI
- a CDS encoding helix-turn-helix domain-containing protein is translated as MSKSESIAEFYKNKFDFLPDNLQKDIGHFNVFKLEDCIGDDKPPMNYSRRDFYKIALNRGHNIYHYADKSVEINGTALMFFNPQVPYTWKLASGKISDVRGYFCIFTEAFFIEKIRGNIGDLPMFAVGGKPAYILNERQDEHISSIFLKMLEEINSDYMYKYDLLRNYITEITHFALKTDPSEVLYKHPDANSRITSVFTELLERQFPIENPSQRLTMRSAKDYAVQLSVHVNHLNRAIKETTGKTTTHFITERLLSEAMALLKHTDWNISEIGYCLGFEEPTHFNNFFKKLTNHTPTSYRIV